The DNA sequence TAATAATTCCGTTTTTGATCAGCACATCGTTTTTCATAATTGTTCAGAGGATTTCCAGAAAAATTAACTCTATCTATAATCTATCTTTTTTTTTAATGTATAAAACAGTGAGTCATAAAATAAACCAAATAGTTGAAAATAATAATCATGGAAAATCGAAAAATAACCCTAGTAGGTGGATTGATAGTTTTAGCAACAGGAATCATAATGGCAAAAACACAAGAAGCTCCATATACCGTTATTTCAAAAGATGAGAGCGTAGAGATACGAAGGTACGAACCACTTATTACCGCGTATGTGGAAGTTTCTGGGGAGAGAAAAGAAGCAATCAATGAAGGTTTTCGTCTTTTGGCAGATTTTATTTTTGGTAATAATACGAGTCGCAAGCAGATTGCAATGACAGCTCCTGTGATTCAACAAAAATCTGAGAAAATAGCAATGACGGCACCGGTTATGCAGCAAAAGGGCGATGGAAACTGGCGAATTACGTTCGTTATGCCTGCACATTTTACGCTTGAGACGCTCCCGAAGCCAAATAATAACCAAGTGAGGATTGAGAAGGGAAAAGAAAAAAAAGTTATCGTGATTACTTTTTCGGGGCGCGGCTCAGAAACTAACATTGAAAATCATTTGAAAGAGTTAAGATCATATATAGAAAAAAATCGTGTTAAGATTGTGGGTGAGCCAATTTTTGCTTTTTATAATCCACCATGGACGCTCCCATTTTGGCGACGTAATGAGATTATGTTTTTATTAGCAGATTAAAACAGTTTTGCCATTAGCCAAAAAAATCTTTGCATCGTTCCAGAAGGCGCTCAAATTCATGATGGTTCTCAGTGAGTGAATCCTGACCGCGAATAAATGTAATACCTAAAATGCCATCTTCTTTCGGTGCAAAATAAATCAATTCATCGCGCGGGAGTCCTTTAAGGCTCATTTGAACTACTTTTACATTGATCATATATTGAAGATCACTCAAATTTGTTTGATTTTTTAACGTGATTAAATGGCCTTGGACCGGAACAATTCTTTTGTCATCAGTAAGTTTTCGTGCACCCAGACCCGCACAATTGAAGATAATTTCCTCAGGAAGATCATCTAAACGATCAACATGCACATTTTCGATTTTGATATTTAGCTCTTTTATCATGCGCTCAAATTCACCCATGATGATCGAGGAATTAATAAAAATCGTTTTATATTCGATTGCTTGAAATTTCTTACCATTATTAAAATCCACGATAACGTGTTGCGGTAATTCAATCAGTCCTTGCTCAATGTAGGGTGCAAACCCAGGATCTATATCAAGCCCGTAATAAGCGGGCAGTAATTTTGGGCCAGCCTTAATAAATGGGTGCATACCGCGAGCGATATCTAAATATTCTTTATATGATTCGATGCCGCGCTGCAAAAAAATCGATCGTTCATGCGCTGTAGAAGATTTGCGTGGTCGAGGAAAGAAAAATCCCGCTGCTTTATACGATGCAATACTGTGCAC is a window from the Candidatus Babeliales bacterium genome containing:
- a CDS encoding FAD-dependent oxidoreductase; the encoded protein is MNTIKTVYLTPPKISAEYIKERIVCIRAHRERIFETSVQLLNNKLVCHNYGQGGAGWTFLFGCVNESIRQFKNELNLHSFFKNKSIAIVGAGCYGLLTAIKLTLLGFKVRIIADQVHSIASYKAAGFFFPRPRKSSTAHERSIFLQRGIESYKEYLDIARGMHPFIKAGPKLLPAYYGLDIDPGFAPYIEQGLIELPQHVIVDFNNGKKFQAIEYKTIFINSSIIMGEFERMIKELNIKIENVHVDRLDDLPEEIIFNCAGLGARKLTDDKRIVPVQGHLITLKNQTNLSDLQYMINVKVVQMSLKGLPRDELIYFAPKEDGILGITFIRGQDSLTENHHEFERLLERCKDFFG
- a CDS encoding heme-binding protein, which translates into the protein MAKTQEAPYTVISKDESVEIRRYEPLITAYVEVSGERKEAINEGFRLLADFIFGNNTSRKQIAMTAPVIQQKSEKIAMTAPVMQQKGDGNWRITFVMPAHFTLETLPKPNNNQVRIEKGKEKKVIVITFSGRGSETNIENHLKELRSYIEKNRVKIVGEPIFAFYNPPWTLPFWRRNEIMFLLAD